The proteins below are encoded in one region of Ereboglobus luteus:
- a CDS encoding mandelate racemase/muconate lactonizing enzyme family protein, which produces MKITSVKCLLLSAPYAIPGDLEREFCFADGYRTISVIKIETDEGIYGLGETYIGVFAPEATRAVVQQLEVDLIGRDPMNIAGIANILKLATYYWGRFGMSASIAGGIEMALWDIKGKALGVPVHQLLGGKVHDHIPAYASGGNNKPFPELKAEMLEYQKLGFGAVKIRINYLQPHEIVEKVAFCREVLGRDTGLGVDACQGVNPKAWNYKEAIGIVRSLEPYDLLFVEEPCEVTDYKGFAKIRAETECVIAGGETVSSLVEAENYLEAGALDLFQPDAALIGGLGAFRRVAQMCERKFIKIAVHTWAGGVGIMGNYHAAFATPNCTLLELPNNPYPLREEFLIKPLTLVDGRISAPTEPGLGVRLPEDVEKRYPYRPGSFYSTVGYPKKNLGAFNK; this is translated from the coding sequence ATGAAAATCACGTCCGTCAAATGCCTGCTGCTTTCCGCGCCGTATGCGATTCCGGGCGATTTGGAGCGTGAGTTTTGCTTTGCCGACGGGTATCGCACAATTTCGGTCATAAAGATTGAAACGGACGAGGGCATTTACGGACTTGGCGAAACGTATATCGGCGTTTTTGCGCCCGAGGCGACCAGGGCCGTTGTTCAGCAGCTTGAGGTTGATCTTATCGGCCGTGATCCGATGAATATCGCCGGCATTGCGAATATATTAAAACTCGCAACCTATTACTGGGGGCGTTTTGGCATGTCCGCGAGCATTGCGGGCGGAATCGAAATGGCTCTGTGGGATATAAAGGGCAAGGCGCTTGGCGTTCCCGTGCATCAATTGCTTGGCGGCAAGGTGCATGATCATATTCCCGCCTACGCGAGCGGCGGAAACAACAAGCCGTTTCCCGAGCTGAAGGCCGAGATGCTGGAGTATCAAAAGCTCGGTTTTGGCGCGGTGAAGATCCGCATCAACTATCTCCAGCCGCATGAGATCGTTGAGAAGGTCGCCTTCTGCCGCGAGGTGCTGGGCAGGGACACCGGCCTTGGTGTTGACGCATGCCAGGGTGTTAATCCGAAGGCTTGGAATTATAAGGAGGCCATTGGCATCGTGCGTTCGCTGGAGCCTTATGATCTTCTCTTTGTGGAGGAGCCCTGCGAGGTCACTGACTACAAGGGGTTCGCCAAAATCCGCGCGGAAACCGAGTGCGTCATTGCCGGCGGCGAAACGGTTTCCAGTTTGGTGGAGGCGGAAAATTATCTTGAGGCCGGCGCGCTCGACTTGTTCCAGCCCGACGCCGCGCTTATCGGCGGCTTAGGCGCTTTCCGGCGCGTGGCCCAAATGTGCGAGCGCAAGTTTATAAAAATCGCCGTGCACACATGGGCGGGCGGCGTCGGCATCATGGGGAACTATCACGCGGCTTTTGCGACGCCAAACTGCACCCTGCTCGAACTGCCAAACAATCCGTATCCGCTTCGCGAGGAGTTTTTAATAAAGCCGCTCACGCTCGTTGATGGTCGCATAAGCGCGCCGACCGAGCCCGGCCTTGGCGTGAGGCTGCCCGAGGATGTGGAAAAGCGCTATCCGTATCGCCCGGGATCATTTTATAGCACGGTTGGTTATCCGAAGAAAAACCTTGGGGCTTTTAATAAATAA
- a CDS encoding alpha-galactosidase, translating to MNFGKYFVFALACGAMFLGACLPAQESAITVGPSGKSWSIQTRSAVYHLAVSGKGPVNVLYFGNRLQRMDKVKMQGQEVPVRGGNVFEMPMLEVVFADGVRDIELEYKDHEILSMDGYPVLKIVQRDKHYPLEVASYIRVLPEYDVIEKWVEAINTGSKDNIRVENMLSGSVFLPKDVYELTHYSGAWGHELVPHTTKLTQGIKTLQVKAFKSHGASSFMVRPEGETGMNDGRVWFGTLCYSGNWRVDFEKFFPGLVQIAGGINFWDQEINLRPGQTFATPKMLFGYTEQGANGATASMASYIREKTLPAPLREKIRPVLYNSWYATTFDINEDQQLALAKVAAELGVEMFVIDDGWFKGRKNANAGLGDWTVDKEKFPNGLSPMIEKINAMGLDFGIWIEPEMVNPDSDLYRAHPDWVFHFPNRELHRTKRPQCMLNLAREDVYQYLHKSIHDLLKNHNIKYVKWDANKTLSDPGFPSAPAGEQRAVRVRYVENLYRLVETLRSEFPDVWFENCSSGGGRLDLGMMARFDCTWPSDISDPVDRIFMHDSYLALFPANTMVSWVSEKDWHRRSLPLEYKFDVSMAGVLGIGCDIAKWSGGQRKIAREKIAQYKKIRNIVQQGDVSRLVSPHDENRNVLQYTDRTKRAALVFVYNLAEYPGNTVPDKQRSPLVRLCNLLPDATYRIKGVKGNFKGSYLMEIGMDFPVKGAYRSGIFEISMIELAAP from the coding sequence CATAACTGTTGGCCCCTCCGGCAAGAGCTGGAGCATTCAAACCAGATCCGCGGTGTATCATCTGGCGGTGTCGGGCAAGGGACCCGTCAATGTCCTCTATTTTGGAAACCGCCTGCAACGGATGGATAAAGTCAAGATGCAGGGGCAAGAGGTTCCCGTGCGAGGCGGAAATGTGTTTGAGATGCCCATGCTCGAAGTCGTCTTCGCAGACGGCGTTCGCGATATCGAACTGGAATATAAAGACCATGAGATATTAAGCATGGACGGATATCCGGTGCTCAAGATCGTCCAGCGTGACAAGCATTACCCCCTGGAAGTCGCCTCATACATTCGTGTTCTTCCTGAATATGACGTGATCGAGAAATGGGTTGAGGCAATAAATACCGGTTCAAAAGACAATATACGCGTGGAAAATATGCTCTCTGGTTCTGTGTTCCTTCCAAAGGATGTCTATGAATTAACCCATTACTCGGGAGCTTGGGGCCATGAACTGGTGCCGCATACCACAAAACTTACGCAGGGAATAAAAACGCTGCAGGTTAAGGCATTCAAATCGCATGGAGCCTCGTCGTTTATGGTTCGCCCCGAGGGAGAAACGGGAATGAATGATGGAAGGGTGTGGTTCGGCACTTTGTGTTACAGCGGCAATTGGCGGGTGGATTTCGAGAAATTTTTCCCCGGTTTGGTGCAGATTGCCGGAGGCATTAATTTTTGGGATCAGGAGATCAATCTTCGCCCCGGACAAACCTTTGCCACGCCAAAGATGCTTTTTGGATATACTGAACAAGGCGCAAACGGAGCAACCGCATCCATGGCGTCTTATATAAGGGAAAAAACGCTTCCCGCCCCCTTGCGTGAAAAAATAAGGCCGGTTTTATATAATAGCTGGTATGCCACCACATTCGATATCAACGAGGATCAGCAACTGGCCCTGGCCAAAGTGGCCGCCGAGTTGGGCGTGGAGATGTTTGTCATAGACGACGGTTGGTTCAAGGGACGCAAAAATGCCAACGCGGGGCTCGGGGACTGGACCGTGGACAAGGAAAAATTTCCCAACGGGCTTTCGCCCATGATAGAAAAGATAAACGCAATGGGGCTCGACTTCGGCATTTGGATTGAGCCGGAGATGGTCAATCCCGACAGCGATCTTTACAGGGCGCATCCCGACTGGGTTTTCCATTTCCCCAACCGTGAACTCCACCGGACAAAACGTCCCCAATGCATGCTAAACCTGGCCCGCGAGGATGTGTATCAATATTTGCATAAAAGCATACATGATCTCCTCAAGAACCATAACATAAAATATGTTAAATGGGATGCGAACAAAACACTCAGCGATCCCGGCTTCCCGTCGGCTCCCGCCGGCGAGCAGCGCGCGGTGCGCGTTCGTTATGTGGAAAATCTATACCGCCTGGTGGAAACCTTGCGTTCCGAGTTTCCGGATGTGTGGTTCGAAAATTGTTCGAGCGGCGGAGGCCGCCTTGATTTGGGCATGATGGCTCGTTTCGATTGCACTTGGCCAAGCGATATTTCCGATCCGGTTGACCGCATATTCATGCACGATTCATACTTGGCGCTGTTCCCCGCCAACACAATGGTTTCGTGGGTTTCCGAAAAGGACTGGCACCGGCGCAGCCTTCCGCTCGAATACAAGTTCGATGTCAGCATGGCCGGCGTGCTGGGCATCGGCTGCGACATCGCCAAGTGGAGCGGCGGGCAGAGAAAAATCGCCCGGGAAAAAATCGCGCAATATAAAAAAATACGAAATATAGTGCAGCAAGGCGATGTCAGCCGGCTTGTGTCGCCTCACGACGAGAACAGAAATGTCCTTCAATATACGGACAGGACAAAAAGGGCGGCTCTGGTTTTTGTATACAATCTGGCAGAATACCCAGGCAATACAGTGCCGGACAAACAGCGCAGTCCGCTGGTGCGTCTTTGCAACCTGCTGCCCGACGCCACCTACCGGATAAAGGGTGTAAAAGGAAACTTCAAAGGCAGTTACTTGATGGAGATCGGCATGGATTTTCCGGTTAAGGGAGCCTATAGAAGTGGAATATTCGAAATATCAATGATTGAGTTGGCCGCTCCCTAA
- a CDS encoding sulfatase, whose protein sequence is MKTKTLTSLAALTVTAGFAAAPSSPATRQPVARPNVLFIVCDDLRLNLGCYGDSSAITPNIDRLATQGTLFARAYTQQAVCNPSRQSVLTGRRPDSLRVWDLRADFRKTTPDAVPMPEHFKLNGYYTHSIGKIYHDGKRDPQSWSDVEQQLRAPKRDDYHLEENRKPHKGGKAAATEFVDAPDEEYADGKTARDAVASLKQLAGREPGALPFFLAVGFRKPHAPFTAPKRYWDLYDPKKIPPLEQAAPPMGAPTLALHNSVELRGYSDMPKVDAFTPEQIARLRHGYYAATSFTDAQIGRVLDALKQTGLDKNTIIVLWSDHGYHLGEHGLWCKTTCYEADTRVPFIIATPDGRPRGVRTDALVELLDIYPTLIELCNLPSRDKLEGRSLVSNLGNPNAKGLDGACSQFPRPWQYRKDGVPSVMGYAVRSATHRYVEWRKFGTLEVVERELYAYKGDQLFETENIVAHPGNADLVRSHAAMITKKVP, encoded by the coding sequence ATGAAAACTAAAACGCTCACTTCCCTCGCGGCACTGACTGTCACCGCGGGTTTTGCTGCAGCCCCTTCCTCTCCCGCGACCAGGCAGCCTGTGGCGCGCCCGAATGTTCTTTTTATTGTTTGCGACGATCTGCGTCTGAACCTCGGTTGTTATGGCGATTCCTCGGCCATCACGCCGAATATAGATCGCCTTGCCACGCAAGGCACCCTGTTTGCGCGGGCCTACACCCAGCAGGCGGTTTGCAATCCTTCGCGCCAGTCGGTGCTCACGGGTCGCCGTCCCGACTCCCTACGGGTGTGGGATTTGCGCGCCGATTTCCGCAAAACCACGCCCGATGCCGTGCCGATGCCGGAGCATTTTAAACTCAATGGGTATTACACGCATAGCATTGGAAAAATATACCACGACGGCAAACGCGACCCCCAGTCTTGGAGCGATGTCGAGCAACAGTTGCGCGCGCCAAAGCGCGACGACTATCATCTGGAGGAGAATCGCAAACCACACAAGGGAGGGAAGGCGGCCGCCACGGAGTTTGTGGACGCACCCGATGAAGAATATGCGGATGGCAAGACGGCGCGGGATGCCGTCGCTTCATTGAAACAACTGGCCGGGCGCGAGCCGGGCGCGCTTCCGTTTTTTCTCGCCGTGGGATTCCGCAAGCCCCATGCGCCCTTTACCGCGCCAAAACGCTATTGGGATCTCTACGATCCGAAAAAAATTCCACCATTGGAACAGGCGGCCCCGCCCATGGGGGCGCCCACGCTCGCCTTGCATAATTCCGTGGAGCTTCGCGGTTATTCCGACATGCCCAAGGTCGATGCCTTCACTCCGGAACAAATCGCCCGCTTGCGCCATGGTTATTATGCGGCAACCAGCTTTACCGATGCGCAAATCGGGCGTGTGCTGGATGCGCTCAAGCAAACGGGACTCGATAAAAACACAATCATAGTTCTCTGGAGCGACCACGGATATCATCTTGGCGAGCATGGTTTGTGGTGCAAGACCACCTGCTACGAAGCCGACACCCGCGTGCCCTTTATTATTGCCACGCCGGATGGTCGCCCGCGCGGTGTGCGCACGGACGCGCTTGTCGAGCTTCTGGACATTTATCCAACGCTTATTGAACTCTGCAACCTTCCCTCCCGGGATAAACTTGAAGGGCGCAGCCTTGTGTCCAATCTCGGCAATCCGAATGCCAAAGGGCTTGACGGAGCATGCAGCCAGTTTCCTCGTCCGTGGCAATATAGGAAGGACGGCGTTCCGTCCGTCATGGGTTACGCTGTTCGCTCCGCGACACATCGCTATGTCGAATGGAGAAAATTCGGCACTCTCGAGGTCGTGGAGCGCGAGCTTTACGCATACAAAGGCGACCAACTTTTCGAAACTGAAAATATTGTCGCTCATCCCGGTAATGCCGACCTCGTCCGCAGTCATGCCGCCATGATTACAAAAAAAGTGCCATGA
- a CDS encoding sodium:solute symporter family transporter yields MTLHKKHFALFAGLLAFLFAATMRGQAAGDGAADGRAVTHTVLDWEQLPALPDKEGFAGGFSGVAGRALVAAGGANFPDKRPWEGGTKTWYDKVFVLEPGAAEWREEGRLPRANGYGLSLPWRDGFVMIGGGDARQNFKTVLHVTRPAGGPVKFAPLPDLPKSLAMPAGAVVKNYIYVAGGLETPASNEAANVLYRLNMNNTGTGWETLAPCPGGGRFLAQAGAVGDTFYLFGGVRPDGTQAKRVWLTDAWSYHHDHGWKQLADLPHSVAAAPPQAIPVGQTHLLLVGGDDGSQWGVTAPNHKGFPRTILAYHTITDTWVAMGEVPFSLVTTSMTPWEGGFVITSGEREPGIRSPAVWKATIAGRKATFGWINYATVIAYLAGMVLIGWWCSRRNKSTDDYFRAGGRIPWWAAGMAIYATMLSSMTFMAIPAKSYATDWTFLWANVSILLIAPILIGVYLPFYRRLNVTSAYEYLEKRFNLPVRLYGSAAFILFQLGRQAVVLLLPALALSAVCDLNVSTCIILMGVLCVVYTVMGGMEAVIWTDVVQTVVLLGAALITLVLIIGGTDGGVAGFFKTAADNNKFHMFNWTLSPSVTANAFWVIFIGNIFANLVPYTSDQAVVQRYMTTQSEKKAARSIWFNAILALPSSILFFAIGTALFVYYKNNPAQLDPTQATDSIFPVYIVQSLPVGIAGLVIAGVFAAAQSTVSGSLNSVVTAGMTDFYTRLGGKATGAAGLRLARVLTAIVGVFATVTALVLAELNLTSLWDAYNSILGLTASGLAGLFALGIFSKRASGTGAAIGVVCSALVLFLVQRLTNLHFFLYAATGILTCVIVGYLASLIFPSNKPIDGLTFKTLKK; encoded by the coding sequence ATGACCCTTCATAAAAAACATTTTGCACTTTTTGCCGGACTGCTGGCATTCCTTTTTGCCGCGACGATGAGAGGACAGGCGGCGGGGGATGGCGCAGCGGACGGCCGGGCCGTGACGCACACCGTGCTGGACTGGGAACAGCTTCCGGCGCTTCCCGACAAGGAAGGTTTCGCGGGCGGCTTTTCGGGCGTGGCAGGCCGGGCGCTCGTTGCCGCGGGGGGCGCCAATTTCCCCGACAAACGTCCTTGGGAGGGCGGCACCAAAACGTGGTATGACAAGGTCTTCGTGCTCGAGCCCGGCGCGGCGGAGTGGCGTGAGGAGGGGCGCTTGCCGCGGGCAAACGGCTACGGGTTGTCGCTGCCGTGGAGGGACGGTTTTGTCATGATCGGCGGCGGTGATGCGCGGCAGAATTTCAAGACTGTTTTGCACGTCACTCGCCCTGCCGGCGGTCCCGTGAAATTTGCGCCGCTTCCGGATCTGCCGAAGTCGCTGGCCATGCCCGCTGGGGCGGTGGTGAAAAATTATATTTATGTCGCGGGCGGTCTCGAAACGCCAGCAAGCAACGAGGCTGCGAATGTGTTGTATCGCCTTAACATGAACAACACCGGCACCGGTTGGGAGACGCTCGCGCCCTGTCCGGGCGGCGGGCGTTTTCTTGCGCAGGCCGGGGCGGTTGGAGACACGTTCTATTTGTTTGGCGGGGTTCGTCCCGATGGCACGCAGGCCAAGCGCGTGTGGCTGACCGATGCGTGGTCTTATCATCACGATCACGGCTGGAAACAGCTCGCCGATTTGCCGCATTCGGTCGCGGCCGCGCCGCCGCAGGCGATTCCGGTGGGGCAGACGCACTTGCTGCTTGTGGGCGGCGACGACGGTTCCCAGTGGGGCGTCACCGCGCCAAATCACAAGGGCTTTCCGCGCACGATCCTCGCCTATCACACAATCACGGACACTTGGGTCGCGATGGGGGAGGTTCCGTTCTCGCTGGTGACGACGAGCATGACGCCGTGGGAAGGCGGTTTTGTCATAACGAGCGGCGAGCGCGAACCCGGTATTCGCTCGCCCGCCGTTTGGAAGGCGACCATCGCCGGGCGAAAGGCGACTTTCGGCTGGATAAACTACGCGACCGTCATTGCCTACTTGGCCGGCATGGTGCTGATCGGGTGGTGGTGCTCGCGTCGCAACAAAAGCACCGATGATTATTTTCGCGCGGGCGGGCGCATCCCGTGGTGGGCGGCGGGCATGGCCATATACGCCACAATGCTCAGCTCGATGACATTCATGGCGATTCCCGCGAAGTCCTATGCGACCGACTGGACGTTTTTGTGGGCGAACGTTTCTATTCTGCTAATCGCCCCGATTCTTATCGGAGTATATTTGCCTTTCTACCGGCGTTTGAATGTGACGTCGGCCTATGAATATTTGGAAAAACGCTTCAACCTTCCCGTCCGTCTTTATGGAAGCGCTGCGTTTATATTATTCCAGCTCGGCAGGCAGGCGGTGGTTTTGCTGCTGCCGGCTCTGGCACTTTCCGCGGTGTGCGATCTCAACGTCTCCACTTGTATTATTTTGATGGGTGTGCTGTGCGTCGTCTACACGGTGATGGGCGGCATGGAGGCTGTCATCTGGACTGATGTCGTGCAGACGGTCGTTCTCCTCGGCGCGGCATTGATAACGCTGGTGCTGATCATCGGCGGCACGGATGGCGGTGTCGCCGGATTCTTCAAGACGGCGGCTGATAACAATAAATTCCACATGTTCAACTGGACGCTCAGCCCGTCGGTCACGGCGAACGCGTTTTGGGTTATTTTTATAGGCAATATTTTTGCCAACCTCGTGCCCTACACCAGCGACCAGGCCGTCGTGCAGCGCTACATGACGACACAGAGCGAGAAGAAGGCCGCGCGTTCCATCTGGTTCAACGCAATCCTCGCGCTGCCCTCGAGCATTCTGTTTTTTGCAATCGGCACGGCGCTCTTTGTATATTATAAAAACAATCCCGCGCAGCTTGATCCCACGCAGGCCACGGACTCCATATTCCCCGTGTATATTGTGCAGAGTTTGCCGGTTGGGATTGCGGGCCTTGTGATCGCCGGCGTCTTCGCCGCGGCGCAGTCCACGGTTTCCGGCAGTCTGAACAGTGTCGTCACGGCGGGCATGACGGATTTTTATACGCGCCTTGGAGGCAAGGCGACCGGCGCGGCGGGGTTGCGTCTTGCGCGTGTTCTGACCGCCATTGTCGGCGTGTTTGCCACCGTGACGGCGCTGGTGCTGGCGGAGCTGAACCTGACATCGCTCTGGGATGCGTATAACAGCATACTGGGACTTACTGCGAGCGGGCTGGCGGGTTTGTTCGCGCTGGGTATTTTCTCGAAACGCGCAAGCGGAACCGGCGCGGCGATCGGGGTCGTGTGCAGTGCGCTCGTCCTGTTCCTCGTGCAACGGCTCACTAACCTGCACTTCTTCCTTTATGCGGCGACGGGTATCCTGACCTGTGTCATCGTCGGATATCTGGCGAGTTTGATATTCCCCTCCAACAAGCCCATTGACGGACTGACGTTTAAGACGCTGAAGAAATAA